In bacterium, the following are encoded in one genomic region:
- a CDS encoding response regulator: MARTVMIVDDSATMRMMVVFTLQEAGYTMIEAVSGTDAFEKLEKNDVDMIIADLHMPQMDGITLVKMIRSHKDYHLIPIVILTTEDRESIREQGREAGATGWMVKPFKPEQLVAITRKVLE; encoded by the coding sequence ATGGCCAGAACCGTAATGATCGTCGATGACTCGGCCACCATGAGGATGATGGTCGTATTCACCCTGCAAGAAGCCGGTTACACTATGATCGAAGCGGTCAGCGGCACCGACGCCTTCGAGAAACTGGAAAAAAACGATGTCGACATGATCATTGCCGACCTCCACATGCCGCAGATGGACGGTATCACCCTGGTGAAAATGATCCGGAGCCATAAAGACTATCACCTGATCCCTATCGTTATTTTGACCACCGAAGATCGCGAGTCCATCCGTGAACAGGGCCGGGAAGCAGGGGCCACAGGGTGGATGGTCAAGCCGTTCAAGCCTGAACAGTTGGTGGCCATTACACGGAAAGTGCTGGAATAG
- a CDS encoding complex I NDUFA9 subunit family protein, whose translation MRIAVTGGTGFVGKAVVSELLERGHQVRILARSRQEQADSDRLSYHTGSVVTGEGLNTFLNGSDAVVHLVGIIKEAGSNTFDAVHHQGTVNVLGAARQAKIQRYLHMSALGTREGAMSGYHRSKWAGEEAVRESGLAWTIFRPSIIFGPEDAFINMLADTLRITPVMPVFGGGQSRMQPVHVQDVAASFAAALERPGCIGKVYELGGPDVLSFKDILHITAQTIDKKRYFIPVPFWMVKPPVSAMQAIGIPLPVTSDQLQMLQEDNIRKGGDDITELGIVWTGFEEGIRSYLGSKRE comes from the coding sequence ATGCGGATAGCTGTTACCGGCGGAACCGGTTTTGTTGGAAAGGCGGTCGTTTCTGAACTCCTGGAGAGAGGCCACCAGGTGAGGATCCTTGCCCGAAGCAGGCAGGAACAAGCAGATAGCGACAGATTATCGTATCATACCGGCAGTGTGGTCACTGGTGAGGGACTCAACACCTTTCTAAACGGTTCAGACGCCGTGGTCCACCTGGTGGGCATCATCAAGGAGGCCGGTTCCAACACCTTCGACGCCGTCCACCACCAGGGTACCGTCAACGTGCTCGGGGCAGCCCGGCAGGCGAAGATCCAACGGTACCTGCACATGAGCGCCCTGGGCACCCGGGAGGGGGCCATGAGCGGGTACCACCGCAGCAAGTGGGCGGGGGAGGAGGCCGTGCGGGAAAGCGGCCTGGCCTGGACCATTTTCAGGCCCTCCATCATCTTCGGGCCGGAGGACGCCTTCATCAACATGCTGGCCGATACGCTAAGGATAACTCCTGTCATGCCCGTTTTCGGCGGCGGGCAGAGCAGGATGCAGCCTGTCCACGTCCAGGACGTGGCAGCCTCCTTCGCGGCGGCCCTGGAGCGACCTGGTTGCATCGGAAAGGTGTACGAACTGGGTGGCCCAGATGTGCTCAGCTTCAAGGATATTCTTCACATAACTGCGCAAACTATTGACAAAAAAAGATATTTCATTCCAGTTCCCTTTTGGATGGTCAAGCCTCCTGTCTCCGCCATGCAGGCCATAGGGATCCCCCTGCCAGTGACGTCCGATCAGCTTCAGATGCTCCAGGAGGATAATATCCGGAAAGGTGGCGATGATATCACCGAGCTGGGAATCGTTTGGACGGGCTTCGAGGAGGGGATCAGGAGCTATTTAGGTTCGAAAAGGGAATAG
- a CDS encoding HU family DNA-binding protein produces MNRTELIAKIAADAGISKAAAERALGAFVDSVTGALKKGGKVSLVGFGTFSVSERAARTGRNPRTGAVINIPASKVPKFKPGKGLKDDIR; encoded by the coding sequence ATGAACAGAACCGAGCTTATTGCCAAGATTGCCGCGGACGCCGGGATCAGCAAGGCAGCCGCCGAGAGAGCACTGGGTGCTTTTGTGGACAGCGTTACAGGCGCCCTGAAAAAAGGGGGCAAGGTTTCCCTCGTTGGCTTCGGTACATTCAGTGTAAGTGAAAGAGCCGCCCGCACCGGTCGTAACCCGAGGACCGGCGCTGTTATCAACATCCCCGCTTCCAAGGTCCCCAAATTCAAGCCGGGCAAGGGGCTTAAAGACGACATCAGATAA
- a CDS encoding HAMP domain-containing sensor histidine kinase, with protein MIQRQLTQKRFQIVSIVLILIASTIVTISDYWTSLKSVMVQSESYADRVASHLSRILVSQSSDPDGKVYLDSPESFLIHKSSVEIVITDFGLENIKIFNLEGVILFSLDRSVIGKVARDNRSLAMALSGSNSSHVATPEYLELTYGKRAGFPMLETYVPIVHPVNGQILGAYEIYQDYRVLRAMVLSETFWASITHIFLFLVFAALFYRYGRVTSRTHAYQQQALISELEERVEERTLELKRSRDRIGKLLEKKDEMFRELMIADEYKKNFMGLVSHELRTPLSVIKGYLTLMSDGNLAQDPSGSRQAVQTSLDESNKLEIIINNILELSQLERGVYDLSGEEFPLRELIDEAIETVRPEVGDKDIGFSVRVNNEVSRFTTDRLKVLQVLQQFLSNAVKFSSGKGRVTVQASESHRGLLISVTDEGVGIPEAQVNKIFNLFYQVDISTTRDHEGSGLGLAIVRRITRLLGGRVWVQSEEGKGSTFFFEIPPFDAEDRQA; from the coding sequence ATGATCCAGCGACAGCTGACCCAGAAACGGTTCCAGATCGTTTCCATCGTCCTCATACTCATAGCCTCAACCATCGTAACAATCAGCGATTACTGGACTTCCTTGAAATCGGTTATGGTGCAGTCGGAGAGCTATGCTGATCGTGTGGCCTCCCACCTCAGCCGCATCCTGGTTTCCCAGAGCAGCGATCCGGATGGCAAAGTTTATCTTGATTCCCCCGAATCTTTCCTCATTCACAAAAGCAGTGTCGAAATTGTCATTACCGATTTCGGCCTTGAAAATATCAAGATATTCAACCTGGAGGGTGTCATCCTTTTTTCCCTGGACCGGTCGGTCATCGGGAAGGTGGCCCGGGACAACCGTTCCCTGGCCATGGCTCTGTCCGGGTCGAACTCTTCCCACGTGGCGACTCCGGAATACCTGGAGTTGACCTACGGCAAACGGGCAGGTTTTCCGATGCTGGAGACCTACGTCCCTATCGTTCACCCTGTAAACGGGCAGATCCTTGGCGCATACGAGATATATCAGGATTACAGGGTTCTCAGGGCCATGGTGCTGTCGGAAACGTTCTGGGCCAGTATTACGCACATCTTTCTCTTCCTGGTGTTTGCGGCCCTTTTCTACCGGTACGGCAGGGTGACCTCCAGGACCCACGCCTATCAGCAGCAGGCCCTCATCAGTGAACTCGAAGAGCGTGTCGAGGAACGCACCCTGGAGCTCAAGCGCTCCCGTGACAGGATCGGCAAGCTTTTGGAAAAAAAGGATGAAATGTTCAGGGAACTCATGATCGCCGACGAATACAAGAAAAATTTCATGGGGCTTGTGAGCCACGAACTGAGGACACCCCTCTCGGTGATCAAAGGTTACCTGACACTGATGAGTGACGGTAACCTTGCACAAGATCCGTCCGGCAGCCGCCAGGCCGTCCAGACGAGTCTCGATGAATCGAACAAACTCGAGATCATCATTAACAATATCCTCGAACTGTCACAGCTGGAACGGGGAGTTTACGACCTTTCAGGTGAAGAGTTTCCTCTTCGGGAGTTGATCGACGAGGCCATCGAAACGGTACGGCCCGAGGTGGGAGACAAGGATATCGGATTTTCGGTCCGGGTGAACAACGAGGTCAGCCGTTTCACAACGGACAGGCTGAAGGTTCTCCAGGTTCTCCAGCAGTTCCTGAGTAACGCCGTCAAATTTTCCTCCGGGAAGGGAAGAGTCACGGTCCAGGCCTCTGAAAGCCACCGTGGTCTTCTGATCTCGGTAACCGACGAGGGAGTTGGCATCCCCGAAGCGCAAGTCAACAAGATATTCAACCTTTTCTACCAGGTTGATATCTCGACGACGAGGGACCACGAGGGTTCAGGTCTGGGGCTTGCCATCGTTCGCAGGATCACAAGACTCCTGGGCGGTCGCGTATGGGTCCAAAGCGAGGAGGGCAAAGGGAGTACTTTCTTTTTCGAGATCCCGCCTTTCGATGCTGAGGATCGTCAGGCGTAA
- a CDS encoding MSMEG_6728 family protein, which yields MQTFLPYPDFGKTAQVLDNRRLGRQRVEAYQILRTLSGLSKGWRNHPAVRMWRGYEMALSAYMNAMIDEWERRGYRNTMFRVALPVAWEKPPWLGDEALHRAYRSNLLRKDPDHFGRFWPGEPDDLEYVWPG from the coding sequence TTGCAGACCTTCCTCCCTTACCCGGATTTTGGGAAGACAGCTCAAGTCCTTGATAACAGAAGGCTCGGCCGGCAGAGGGTGGAAGCCTACCAGATCCTCCGGACCCTGTCCGGGCTGTCGAAGGGTTGGCGAAACCACCCTGCCGTCAGGATGTGGCGAGGCTACGAGATGGCCCTCTCGGCCTACATGAACGCCATGATCGACGAGTGGGAGAGGAGGGGATACCGGAACACCATGTTCAGGGTAGCTCTGCCGGTCGCCTGGGAGAAACCTCCCTGGCTGGGAGACGAGGCACTTCACAGGGCTTACCGCAGCAACCTCCTTCGCAAGGACCCCGACCATTTCGGGCGATTCTGGCCCGGGGAACCGGACGACCTGGAGTACGTCTGGCCGGGATAG
- a CDS encoding thiamine pyrophosphate-dependent enzyme yields MSSARTAKKLSGPYPQKVDLLDGNAIAAISAMHIDFDVVGYYPITPSTQVAETLDALKADGQHDITMIPGDGEHGAAGICFGATAGGARVFNATSANGLLFAMEQLPVQSGSRFPMVLDIACRSVSGPLNIKGDHSDIMMALNAGWIMLLAKDPQMAYDLNIIAVKLGEHPDVRLPVIVAYDGFFTSHQKRRVYYFEDPSVVRDWLGDKVQENHALDPGNPVTIGPYMNEPDLINNKKQLSMAMEKAYKLLPGIYGEYGKLSGRTYSVLNSYAMEDAEAALFVLNSAFDTAKIAVDRLREKGEKVGVVTSTVIRPFPVKGIQAAFSGVKALMVGDRADSYGAFNGNMSMEIKAALKDDPDNGTQVLSRIYGLGGREFYVEDALELLAEALDTAKTGLVKVHFDYHGANPGDPDVKMERVVAPLTKEEQSPGIFRLEEKDGHFLLKGFNKRKLAAKPKRIVPGHGACPGCGIFPSLNTFLKGIEGNVIVQFHTGCAMVVTTGYPFSSHRITYIHNLFQNGAATMSGLVEAYHTLVRKGRLPGDEEFTFIMVTGDGGHDIGMGPSIGAAIRGHKMILLEYDNEAYMNTGTQLSFTTPIGHQTSTSGVGPGERGKSFHHKDTAQIFAACHIPYVFTAVETQPRDMVRKAAMAQKVAAEKGFVFGKVLSVCPLGWRTVEKNSVDIIQKAVDTCFYPLYEVYNGITTITYNPEEKDGKLPVIEWLKTMGKTRHLTKAENADIVEAFQVEVDRRWLRLKAVHENPIL; encoded by the coding sequence ATGAGTTCCGCCAGGACCGCTAAAAAACTCTCTGGGCCGTACCCGCAGAAGGTGGACCTTCTGGACGGGAACGCCATCGCCGCCATCTCTGCCATGCACATCGATTTCGACGTGGTAGGGTACTATCCCATCACTCCCTCGACCCAGGTGGCAGAGACCCTGGACGCACTGAAGGCCGATGGCCAGCACGATATCACCATGATCCCGGGAGACGGGGAGCATGGTGCCGCCGGTATCTGTTTCGGGGCTACAGCAGGAGGTGCCCGCGTCTTCAACGCCACCTCCGCCAACGGCCTGCTCTTCGCCATGGAACAGCTCCCGGTCCAGTCGGGAAGCCGTTTCCCCATGGTCCTGGACATTGCCTGCCGCTCGGTCTCCGGTCCCCTGAACATCAAGGGCGACCACAGCGACATCATGATGGCCCTAAACGCGGGATGGATCATGCTGCTGGCCAAGGACCCCCAGATGGCCTACGACCTTAACATTATCGCGGTGAAGCTCGGTGAGCACCCGGACGTCAGGCTCCCGGTCATCGTCGCTTACGATGGCTTTTTCACAAGCCACCAGAAGAGAAGGGTTTACTATTTCGAGGATCCTTCCGTCGTCCGTGATTGGCTGGGAGACAAGGTCCAGGAGAACCACGCCCTGGATCCCGGCAACCCGGTCACCATCGGTCCGTACATGAACGAGCCCGATCTCATCAACAACAAGAAACAGCTCTCCATGGCCATGGAGAAGGCTTACAAGCTTCTCCCCGGTATCTACGGGGAGTACGGCAAGCTCTCCGGCCGGACCTATTCCGTTCTCAACTCCTACGCCATGGAAGACGCCGAGGCGGCCCTGTTCGTGCTCAATTCCGCCTTCGACACGGCAAAGATCGCCGTGGACCGGCTGCGGGAAAAAGGCGAGAAGGTCGGAGTCGTGACATCCACCGTGATCAGGCCGTTTCCCGTAAAGGGGATCCAGGCCGCTTTTTCAGGCGTCAAGGCTCTCATGGTGGGTGACCGTGCCGACAGTTACGGCGCTTTTAACGGCAACATGTCCATGGAGATCAAGGCGGCCCTCAAGGACGATCCCGATAACGGCACCCAGGTCCTGTCGAGGATCTACGGATTGGGAGGCCGTGAGTTCTATGTGGAAGATGCCCTGGAGCTGTTGGCGGAAGCCCTCGACACGGCAAAAACAGGCCTGGTCAAGGTGCACTTCGATTATCACGGCGCCAACCCGGGCGATCCCGATGTGAAGATGGAGCGCGTCGTTGCACCACTTACAAAAGAGGAGCAGTCGCCGGGGATCTTCCGCCTTGAAGAAAAGGACGGCCATTTCCTCCTCAAGGGGTTCAACAAGCGGAAGCTGGCCGCCAAACCGAAGCGGATCGTTCCAGGCCACGGCGCCTGCCCGGGCTGCGGCATCTTCCCGAGCCTGAACACCTTCCTCAAGGGGATCGAAGGCAACGTCATCGTCCAGTTCCACACCGGCTGCGCCATGGTCGTCACCACCGGATACCCCTTCAGTTCGCACCGGATCACCTACATCCACAACCTGTTCCAGAATGGCGCCGCTACGATGAGCGGCCTCGTGGAGGCGTACCACACCCTGGTCAGGAAGGGACGGCTTCCCGGTGACGAGGAGTTCACCTTCATCATGGTCACAGGTGACGGCGGCCACGACATCGGCATGGGGCCCAGCATCGGCGCGGCAATCCGCGGCCACAAGATGATCCTCCTCGAGTACGACAACGAAGCCTACATGAACACGGGGACGCAGCTTTCCTTCACGACCCCCATAGGGCACCAGACCTCCACTTCGGGGGTCGGACCCGGCGAGCGGGGTAAGTCGTTCCATCACAAGGATACGGCCCAGATCTTTGCCGCCTGCCATATCCCTTACGTCTTCACCGCGGTGGAAACGCAGCCTCGTGACATGGTACGCAAGGCCGCCATGGCCCAGAAAGTAGCCGCCGAGAAAGGGTTCGTTTTCGGCAAGGTCCTGTCCGTATGCCCCCTTGGCTGGCGAACGGTCGAGAAAAACTCCGTGGACATCATCCAGAAAGCCGTCGATACCTGTTTCTACCCCCTCTACGAAGTTTACAACGGCATCACGACCATCACCTACAACCCCGAGGAAAAGGACGGCAAACTGCCTGTTATCGAGTGGCTCAAGACCATGGGCAAGACGCGCCACCTCACCAAGGCCGAGAACGCGGACATCGTTGAGGCGTTCCAGGTGGAGGTGGACCGGCGCTGGCTGCGCCTGAAGGCAGTTCACGAGAACCCGATACTTTAA
- a CDS encoding 2-oxoacid:acceptor oxidoreductase family protein has product MRPPKLPMTNELGYYEIRMESIGGMGANLAGQILAEACILEMGYNGVNFASYGSEKKGTPVKSFIRLGPGDKEIADNAPVESPHMLVVFAEGLLGTVPLTQGFKKGGVVVVNTTRTPDEIMDLMELPGCLVVCVDAMKIAMEEKIPLNTALLGAVSKASGFIDPESIKNVIKAKIGKRYPHLVEGNMNAFDRGFNEIREKDFTSSGKYPEVEFHRAQPGLGYDNEPFGGIITNPGNSLLKNHAASRTGYIPLWHSDKCTHCGDCDLTCPDHCMVFEMKKDDKGKDNGYMLGVDYNYCKGCLRCVAICPSEALTTEVETEHDVNELRADLRRVL; this is encoded by the coding sequence ATGAGGCCACCTAAACTGCCAATGACCAATGAACTTGGATACTACGAGATCCGCATGGAGAGTATCGGCGGCATGGGAGCAAACCTTGCCGGCCAGATCCTCGCCGAGGCGTGCATCCTTGAGATGGGTTACAACGGTGTCAACTTCGCCAGTTACGGCTCCGAAAAAAAGGGGACCCCCGTTAAGTCCTTTATCCGGCTGGGGCCGGGCGACAAGGAAATCGCCGACAACGCCCCTGTGGAAAGCCCCCACATGCTGGTCGTCTTCGCCGAGGGGCTCCTGGGCACCGTGCCTCTTACCCAGGGGTTCAAAAAGGGCGGGGTGGTCGTCGTCAACACCACCAGGACGCCGGACGAGATCATGGATCTCATGGAGCTTCCCGGGTGCCTTGTCGTATGCGTGGACGCAATGAAGATCGCCATGGAAGAGAAGATCCCCCTGAACACAGCTCTCTTGGGGGCTGTTTCGAAGGCGTCCGGTTTCATCGATCCCGAATCGATCAAGAACGTCATCAAGGCCAAGATCGGGAAACGGTACCCCCATCTGGTCGAGGGGAACATGAACGCCTTTGACCGTGGCTTCAACGAGATCCGCGAAAAGGATTTCACATCTTCCGGCAAGTACCCGGAAGTGGAATTTCACCGGGCCCAGCCGGGACTGGGTTACGATAACGAGCCCTTCGGCGGGATCATCACCAACCCCGGCAACTCCCTGCTGAAAAACCACGCCGCCTCCAGGACCGGGTACATCCCCCTCTGGCACAGCGACAAGTGTACCCACTGCGGCGACTGTGACCTGACATGCCCCGATCACTGCATGGTGTTCGAGATGAAAAAGGACGACAAGGGCAAGGACAACGGTTACATGCTCGGAGTGGATTACAACTATTGCAAGGGATGTCTGCGGTGTGTCGCTATCTGCCCCTCGGAAGCCCTCACCACTGAGGTGGAAACCGAGCATGACGTCAACGAGCTTCGCGCTGATCTGAGGAGGGTGCTATGA
- a CDS encoding QueT transporter family protein, whose amino-acid sequence MHPRRLTRLALVASLYVVLTYLANILGPGLNLGYGPVQVRISEGLAMLAIFDPYMPLALYIGCLFANILGGMGLPDIVFGPLLTLAAGYATWFTRRVPVLPFLPPVLFNALGVSAYLYLILGIDFGFVPVEGEGAVIAVLNWVAVHPYWAMVFSIGAGQTISVVVFGNLFMRMWRRMDYNQ is encoded by the coding sequence ATGCACCCACGCAGACTTACCCGATTGGCCCTTGTAGCTTCCCTGTATGTCGTACTGACCTATCTGGCAAACATCCTCGGTCCGGGGCTGAATCTGGGTTACGGGCCTGTACAGGTCCGCATTTCGGAGGGTCTTGCCATGCTGGCCATTTTCGATCCCTACATGCCCCTGGCCCTTTACATCGGTTGTCTGTTCGCCAACATCCTCGGAGGGATGGGACTTCCGGACATCGTCTTCGGGCCCCTCCTGACCCTGGCGGCCGGCTACGCTACCTGGTTCACCAGAAGGGTCCCGGTACTGCCTTTTCTTCCACCGGTGCTGTTCAACGCCCTGGGAGTTTCGGCCTACCTGTACCTCATCCTCGGGATCGATTTCGGGTTCGTACCTGTTGAAGGCGAAGGCGCCGTCATCGCCGTGTTGAACTGGGTAGCCGTCCACCCCTACTGGGCAATGGTGTTTTCCATCGGTGCAGGCCAGACCATCTCGGTGGTGGTGTTCGGAAATCTGTTCATGAGGATGTGGAGGAGGATGGATTACAATCAGTGA
- a CDS encoding response regulator produces MLRIVRRKVVTREMPVIIVSALGQENQVQEGFKAGANAYFVKPVDNDTLLARIAFLMGERGNGEDRSHV; encoded by the coding sequence ATGCTGAGGATCGTCAGGCGTAAAGTCGTGACCAGGGAGATGCCGGTCATCATTGTCAGCGCTCTCGGTCAGGAAAACCAGGTTCAGGAAGGGTTCAAGGCAGGGGCAAACGCCTACTTCGTCAAGCCCGTCGATAACGACACGCTCCTCGCACGGATCGCGTTTTTGATGGGAGAACGCGGGAACGGTGAAGATCGTTCCCACGTGTAA
- the pckA gene encoding phosphoenolpyruvate carboxykinase (ATP) — MQGMPPEGFYSLENHGIKNAGKIYWTPTTPELYQEAVARREGLLAHLGPLVVRTGHYTGRSPNDKFLVMEPTSKDKIWWGKVNRPFEEEQFNRLHARLMAYLQGKDLFVQDCYVGADPNYRLPIRVITERAWHNLFARNMFIHIEDRTLLSGFVPEFTLIDMPGFHAVPELDGTNSEAFILVDFGKKLVIIGGTSYAGEIKKSVFTILNYLLPQQGVLSMHCSANVGPKGDVAVFFGLSGTGKTTLSADPMRNLIGDDEHGWSDEGIFNFEGGCYAKVIRLSEEAEPEIYAATRFFGTILENVGIDGATHRVNLDDDTFTENTRAAYSIDRIPNAVINGVGAHPKHVIMLTADAFGIMPPIARLTPRQAEYHFLSGYTAKIAGTERGMGDEPEATFSACFGAPFMALKPSVYAELLEQKITKHKAACWLVNTGWIGGGYGAGERISIQYTRTLLNAALEGKLDNAPMRIDPTFGFEVPAVCDGIPSEILDPRENWKDKSAYDRKAKELANRFVENFKDFDAARIRDVVEAGPKVQ; from the coding sequence ATGCAGGGTATGCCACCTGAAGGGTTCTACAGCCTGGAAAATCACGGCATCAAGAATGCCGGGAAAATCTATTGGACACCCACAACACCCGAACTTTACCAGGAAGCCGTGGCACGGCGCGAGGGGCTTCTGGCACATCTGGGTCCACTCGTAGTGCGCACAGGGCATTACACGGGACGGTCGCCCAACGACAAGTTCCTCGTTATGGAACCTACCAGCAAGGACAAGATCTGGTGGGGTAAAGTCAACCGGCCGTTCGAGGAAGAACAGTTCAACAGGCTCCATGCGAGGCTCATGGCCTACCTGCAGGGAAAGGACCTCTTTGTCCAGGACTGTTATGTCGGCGCCGACCCCAATTACCGTCTTCCCATCAGGGTCATCACGGAGCGCGCCTGGCACAACCTGTTCGCCCGCAACATGTTCATCCACATCGAGGACCGGACCCTGCTTTCCGGTTTCGTCCCGGAGTTCACACTCATCGACATGCCGGGATTTCACGCCGTTCCGGAACTGGACGGGACCAATTCCGAGGCGTTCATCCTGGTGGACTTCGGCAAAAAGCTCGTGATCATCGGCGGAACCAGCTACGCCGGGGAGATCAAGAAATCCGTATTTACGATCCTGAATTACCTGCTGCCCCAACAGGGTGTCCTGTCCATGCACTGCAGCGCAAACGTGGGTCCCAAAGGAGATGTGGCGGTCTTTTTCGGCCTGTCGGGGACCGGCAAGACCACCCTTTCGGCGGATCCCATGAGAAACCTCATCGGCGACGACGAACACGGCTGGAGCGACGAAGGGATCTTCAACTTTGAAGGGGGCTGCTACGCCAAGGTCATCCGGCTTTCAGAGGAAGCCGAGCCGGAGATCTACGCCGCCACACGCTTCTTCGGTACGATCCTCGAAAACGTCGGGATTGACGGCGCGACACACCGTGTCAACCTGGACGATGACACCTTCACGGAGAACACCAGGGCCGCCTACAGCATCGACCGCATCCCCAACGCGGTGATAAATGGTGTTGGAGCGCATCCGAAACACGTTATCATGCTTACAGCGGACGCATTCGGTATCATGCCGCCCATCGCGCGCCTCACCCCGAGGCAGGCCGAATACCATTTTCTGTCAGGTTACACGGCCAAGATCGCCGGCACCGAGAGGGGCATGGGGGACGAGCCGGAGGCGACCTTCAGCGCCTGCTTCGGGGCCCCCTTCATGGCCCTGAAACCATCCGTCTATGCAGAACTCCTGGAACAGAAGATCACGAAACACAAAGCGGCCTGCTGGCTGGTCAACACAGGCTGGATCGGCGGCGGCTACGGTGCTGGTGAACGCATCTCCATCCAGTACACACGCACTCTGCTCAACGCGGCCCTGGAAGGGAAACTGGACAACGCGCCCATGCGGATCGATCCCACCTTCGGGTTCGAGGTTCCCGCCGTCTGTGACGGTATCCCTTCAGAGATCCTCGATCCAAGGGAGAACTGGAAGGACAAGAGCGCCTATGATCGGAAGGCAAAGGAACTCGCCAACAGGTTCGTGGAGAACTTCAAGGATTTCGACGCGGCCAGGATCAGGGATGTTGTGGAGGCGGGACCGAAAGTTCAGTGA